A single window of Cellulomonas sp. WB94 DNA harbors:
- a CDS encoding Nramp family divalent metal transporter produces the protein MTATTSSTSTDEVRRSPVRRFLDVLGPGLVTGASDDDPSGVATYAQAGATFGNGMLWTAPVTLPLMIAVQEICDRTALATGKSLGALARVKFGTKATAVTAVLLVALIGANTLNLAADLMAIGQGMQLLHAGPAPLWAALAGVGIALTVTLGSFGSIERVFKWLCMALLAYVVVLFAVKVDWADVAHGLTAQQLELKPAYLSLVVAVLGTSISPYLFFWQSAHRIEELRAEDLAGDAAPALHHRGPQGARRKLRNARIDVVVGMAFSVVVMFAIMAATAATLGAEGKTITSAADAARALEPIAGSASGYLFAAGFVGSGMLAVPVLAASGSAGLAGLLGKPWGLDRSPRRAPAFYALLLVGMVGGTILSVVESNPIQLLVLSAVVNGIAAGPFLVVVMLISRDRQLMGRYRNGRLAATLGWTTTAIMLVAGVVGLWLTVTGS, from the coding sequence GTGACCGCGACGACGTCCTCCACCTCCACCGACGAGGTCCGCCGCTCACCTGTTCGGCGGTTCCTCGACGTGCTCGGCCCTGGGCTCGTGACCGGAGCCTCGGACGACGACCCGTCCGGGGTGGCGACCTACGCGCAGGCCGGCGCCACGTTCGGCAACGGCATGCTCTGGACCGCGCCGGTCACGCTGCCGCTCATGATCGCCGTGCAGGAGATCTGCGACCGCACGGCCCTCGCCACGGGCAAGAGCCTCGGCGCCCTGGCGCGCGTGAAGTTCGGGACGAAGGCCACGGCGGTCACCGCGGTGCTCCTCGTCGCCCTGATCGGTGCGAACACCCTCAACCTGGCGGCCGACCTGATGGCGATCGGCCAGGGGATGCAGCTCCTGCACGCGGGCCCGGCCCCGCTCTGGGCGGCTCTGGCCGGCGTCGGCATCGCCCTGACCGTGACGCTGGGCTCGTTCGGGTCCATCGAGCGCGTCTTCAAGTGGCTCTGCATGGCGCTGCTGGCGTACGTCGTCGTGCTCTTCGCGGTCAAGGTCGACTGGGCGGACGTCGCGCACGGGCTGACCGCCCAGCAGCTCGAGCTCAAGCCTGCCTACCTCTCGCTCGTCGTCGCTGTGCTGGGGACGAGCATCTCCCCGTATCTCTTCTTCTGGCAGAGCGCCCACCGCATCGAGGAGCTGCGCGCGGAGGACCTCGCCGGGGACGCCGCCCCGGCCCTCCACCACCGTGGACCGCAGGGCGCCCGCCGCAAGCTCCGCAACGCACGCATCGACGTCGTGGTGGGCATGGCCTTCTCGGTGGTCGTGATGTTCGCGATCATGGCAGCGACGGCGGCGACCCTCGGGGCGGAGGGGAAGACCATCACGAGTGCGGCGGACGCCGCACGCGCCCTCGAGCCGATCGCCGGGAGCGCATCGGGCTACCTCTTCGCCGCCGGGTTCGTCGGCTCCGGCATGCTCGCGGTGCCCGTCCTCGCGGCGTCAGGCTCTGCCGGGCTCGCGGGTCTGCTCGGCAAGCCCTGGGGGCTCGACCGCAGTCCACGCCGCGCGCCGGCCTTCTACGCACTGCTCCTCGTCGGCATGGTGGGCGGGACCATCCTGAGCGTCGTCGAGTCGAACCCCATCCAGCTCCTCGTCCTCAGCGCCGTGGTCAACGGGATCGCCGCCGGTCCGTTCCTCGTCGTCGTCATGCTCATCTCCCGGGACCGTCAGCTGATGGGCAGGTACCGCAACGGCCGGCTCGCGGCGACGCTCGGCTGGACGACGACAGCGATCATGCTCGTCGCCGGCGTCGTGGGCCTCTGGCTGACCGTCACCGGCAGCTGA
- a CDS encoding SDR family NAD(P)-dependent oxidoreductase, translating to MSERTIVITGASDGIGAAAARELARTGDRVVVVGRSAEKTRAVAAELGAEAFLADFARLDDVRELADRLLEAYPRIDVLANNAGGIMGERADTVDGHEKTFQVNHLAPFLLTTLLLERLIESSGRVIATSSVANSAFGHLEIDDLDAREKYSTNKAYGDSKLANILFTKELDTRYADRGLTTASFHPGGVATNFAADSTSPMRFVYNTVLRRVLISPEKGADTLVWLATSEPGADWVSGEYYVKRKVAKANPQAYDADLARELWDRSAAMVG from the coding sequence ATGTCCGAACGCACGATCGTCATCACCGGCGCGAGCGACGGGATCGGCGCCGCGGCTGCGCGCGAGCTGGCCCGCACCGGGGACCGCGTGGTCGTCGTCGGGCGCTCGGCGGAGAAGACCCGCGCGGTCGCGGCCGAGCTCGGTGCCGAGGCGTTCCTGGCCGACTTCGCCCGGCTCGACGACGTGCGCGAGCTGGCCGACCGGCTGCTCGAGGCCTACCCCCGCATCGACGTCCTCGCCAACAACGCCGGCGGCATCATGGGCGAGCGCGCGGACACCGTCGACGGCCACGAGAAGACCTTCCAGGTGAACCACCTCGCCCCGTTCCTCCTGACCACGCTGCTCCTCGAGCGGCTGATCGAGTCGAGTGGCCGCGTCATCGCCACCTCCAGCGTCGCCAACTCGGCCTTCGGCCATCTCGAGATCGACGACCTCGACGCCCGCGAGAAGTACTCGACGAACAAGGCGTACGGCGACTCGAAGCTCGCCAACATCCTGTTCACCAAGGAGCTGGACACGCGCTACGCCGACCGCGGCCTGACGACGGCCTCGTTCCACCCTGGTGGGGTCGCGACCAACTTCGCGGCCGACTCGACCAGCCCGATGCGGTTCGTCTACAACACCGTGCTTCGGCGGGTCCTCATCTCCCCGGAGAAGGGCGCGGACACGTTGGTCTGGCTCGCGACGTCGGAGCCCGGTGCGGACTGGGTCTCCGGGGAGTACTACGTCAAGCGCAAGGTCGCCAAGGCGAACCCGCAGGCGTACGACGCCGACCTGGCCCGCGAGCTGTGGGACCGCAGCGCCGCCATGGTGGGCTAG
- a CDS encoding SDR family oxidoreductase — protein sequence MPTTRDLTGTVVALTGATAGIGRETARLLVAEGARVALGGRRVERLDELVAELGADNAVGVPMDVRVPADNARLVAAAIDRWGRLDSVVANAGIGMYGGILDHSDEDLATMMDTNYAGTVWTVRAALPALLTGNGGDVVIVSSVAGFRGGADEAVYAGTKHAQVGLAGALDRELREQGIRVTLICPAGTTTEFAVGAGRTEDDPRSSEWLTPQDVASAIVATLHQPRTMRTAIWTLWSMGQGS from the coding sequence ATGCCGACCACCCGTGACCTCACCGGAACCGTGGTTGCCCTCACCGGCGCCACCGCAGGCATCGGGCGTGAGACCGCCCGGCTCCTGGTCGCCGAGGGCGCACGGGTCGCACTGGGTGGGCGTCGGGTCGAGCGGCTCGACGAGCTCGTCGCCGAGCTGGGCGCGGACAACGCCGTCGGCGTCCCGATGGACGTCCGCGTGCCGGCCGACAATGCCCGGCTCGTCGCCGCCGCGATCGACCGGTGGGGGCGGCTCGACTCGGTCGTCGCCAACGCAGGCATCGGGATGTACGGCGGGATCCTCGACCACAGCGACGAGGACCTCGCGACGATGATGGACACCAACTACGCGGGCACGGTGTGGACGGTGCGCGCGGCGCTACCGGCGCTGCTCACGGGGAACGGCGGCGACGTCGTGATCGTGTCGAGCGTCGCGGGGTTCCGCGGGGGCGCCGACGAGGCGGTCTACGCCGGCACCAAGCACGCGCAGGTGGGGCTCGCCGGCGCGCTCGACCGCGAGCTGCGCGAGCAGGGGATCCGCGTCACGCTGATCTGCCCGGCCGGGACGACGACCGAGTTCGCGGTCGGCGCCGGGCGCACGGAGGACGACCCGCGGTCCAGCGAGTGGCTGACCCCGCAGGACGTGGCGAGCGCCATCGTCGCGACGCTGCACCAGCCGCGCACGATGCGCACCGCCATCTGGACCCTGTGGAGCATGGGGCAGGGCAGCTGA